A window from Chitinophaga filiformis encodes these proteins:
- a CDS encoding HAD family hydrolase produces the protein MKTAAVKNYSNLVFDLGAVLIDWNPRYLYNKVFATAAETEFFLGNICTSAWNEEQDAGRSLQEATEMLVDQFPKFEAEIRAYYGRWKEMLGGPIQETVDILQELKESNQYKLYALTNWSNETFPLALFNYPFLQWFDGIVVSGREKIRKPDPAFYNLLLDRYQLDASSTLFIDDNERNIRGAATCGIAGIHFTSAGQLKAILEEKSILPVSIHHS, from the coding sequence ATGAAGACTGCTGCTGTTAAAAATTATTCCAATCTGGTATTTGATCTGGGCGCTGTGCTGATAGACTGGAATCCCCGTTATCTATACAATAAGGTCTTTGCAACAGCCGCAGAAACTGAGTTTTTTCTTGGCAATATCTGCACCTCCGCCTGGAATGAAGAACAGGATGCCGGCAGAAGCCTGCAGGAAGCTACCGAAATGCTCGTAGACCAGTTCCCGAAGTTCGAAGCAGAAATACGGGCCTATTATGGCCGTTGGAAAGAAATGCTGGGCGGGCCTATCCAGGAAACTGTGGATATTTTACAGGAGCTGAAAGAAAGTAATCAATATAAGCTTTACGCATTAACCAACTGGTCTAACGAAACATTCCCACTGGCACTATTTAACTATCCATTCCTGCAATGGTTTGATGGTATTGTGGTATCGGGCAGGGAAAAGATCCGTAAGCCGGACCCGGCATTTTACAACCTGTTGCTCGACCGCTACCAACTGGATGCCTCATCCACCCTTTTTATTGACGATAACGAACGCAATATCCGCGGCGCCGCCACCTGCGGCATAGCTGGTATCCATTTTACCTCCGCAGGGCAATTAAAGGCTATTTTAGAGGAAAAATCGATCTTACCGGTCTCTATACATCATTCCTGA
- a CDS encoding isochorismatase family protein has product MKKFKIEDTVMLLIDHQEGTINFSANRPHEEIISRARTLARVARDLNIPVVLTSSQEDLAQGPLLKDMEEILPQQFANRVKRQGITNAWEDDAFKAAVLKAADGRKNIVMAGLTNDVCIVWPSISMVEEGFDVQVVIDGGGAPSQMAEDVARNTWEKHGVRTTTISQFISELVHSWATPEGEKVKPILFEEIYSKLFK; this is encoded by the coding sequence ATGAAAAAGTTCAAAATTGAAGATACAGTAATGCTACTGATCGACCACCAGGAAGGTACCATTAATTTCTCCGCCAACAGGCCTCATGAAGAGATCATATCCCGCGCACGCACCCTGGCGAGAGTTGCCAGAGATCTGAATATACCGGTTGTACTGACCTCCAGCCAGGAAGACCTTGCACAAGGACCACTACTAAAAGATATGGAGGAAATTTTGCCGCAGCAATTCGCCAACCGTGTGAAAAGGCAGGGCATTACAAATGCGTGGGAAGACGACGCATTCAAAGCCGCTGTACTTAAAGCTGCAGACGGGAGAAAAAATATAGTAATGGCCGGCCTTACTAATGACGTATGTATTGTTTGGCCTTCCATCTCCATGGTGGAAGAAGGTTTTGATGTGCAGGTTGTAATTGACGGAGGGGGTGCCCCAAGTCAGATGGCAGAGGATGTGGCCCGAAATACCTGGGAAAAACATGGTGTACGTACCACCACCATCAGCCAGTTTATCTCAGAACTGGTACATAGCTGGGCCACACCGGAAGGTGAAAAGGTGAAACCTATTCTTTTCGAGGAAATTTATTCCAAATTATTTAAGTAA
- a CDS encoding DUF4136 domain-containing protein: MKRVMLLMSAALGMALSFSSCGKDPLKDMTDEESRIYVTNRADGVDFSTYKTFSIVDSVAVASNSNNSERALTDYDKKLIADVTQSLEARGYTKVSRAAKPDLAVNLTRIDNTYSAVYYDPGYWSGIGGYFDPFYWGYPGYGYYWPTYYQVYQKERAVSVDIVDLKNPKNNELVAVWNAMLRGSGVWNISNVDSMISAVFAQSTYLKANNN; this comes from the coding sequence ATGAAAAGAGTAATGTTATTAATGAGCGCAGCATTGGGCATGGCACTGTCATTCAGCAGTTGTGGGAAAGATCCGCTGAAAGATATGACAGATGAAGAATCAAGGATCTACGTAACCAACCGTGCAGATGGTGTTGATTTTAGTACCTACAAAACCTTTAGTATCGTCGACTCCGTAGCAGTCGCCAGTAATTCCAATAACAGTGAGCGTGCGTTGACGGACTACGACAAAAAACTGATTGCGGATGTTACACAATCATTAGAGGCAAGGGGATACACAAAAGTGAGCAGGGCCGCCAAACCCGATCTGGCGGTGAACCTTACCCGTATTGACAACACTTACAGCGCCGTTTATTATGATCCCGGTTACTGGAGCGGTATAGGCGGTTACTTCGATCCCTTCTACTGGGGCTATCCAGGCTATGGCTATTACTGGCCAACTTATTACCAGGTGTACCAGAAAGAACGTGCAGTATCTGTGGACATTGTTGACCTGAAAAACCCGAAGAACAATGAATTGGTAGCTGTATGGAATGCTATGCTGCGGGGCAGCGGTGTATGGAACATCAGCAATGTGGATAGTATGATATCTGCTGTTTTTGCACAGTCTACTTACCTGAAGGCAAACAACAATTAA
- a CDS encoding DUF4142 domain-containing protein produces MKTRNLLCAACLIAALAAFYACSDDDNPTPPLSPKDWTIMEQASYGNIAEIEMGKVADSISATDSVKQFGQMMIADHTIAQKDLQGIANMFSVDIPQTPDSLHAAKKQQLMMMSGYTFDTAYINGQIKDHQATIALLEMAAISEQKALQDYANKYLPKVKMHLEHAQSIADNLKP; encoded by the coding sequence ATGAAAACGCGAAACCTCTTATGTGCTGCTTGCCTGATAGCAGCTTTGGCAGCATTTTATGCATGTTCTGACGATGATAATCCAACTCCGCCTTTGTCACCTAAAGACTGGACTATTATGGAGCAGGCGTCTTATGGCAATATTGCCGAGATTGAAATGGGGAAGGTGGCTGATTCTATCTCTGCAACTGACTCCGTGAAACAATTTGGTCAGATGATGATCGCCGATCATACTATCGCGCAGAAAGACCTGCAGGGAATAGCCAACATGTTTTCTGTGGATATTCCGCAAACCCCCGACTCACTGCATGCAGCAAAGAAACAGCAACTGATGATGATGTCGGGCTATACGTTTGACACCGCATATATCAACGGGCAGATAAAAGATCACCAGGCAACGATCGCATTATTGGAGATGGCGGCTATCAGCGAACAAAAGGCTTTGCAGGATTATGCCAATAAATATCTGCCCAAGGTGAAAATGCACCTGGAACATGCACAGTCGATCGCTGATAATTTAAAACCTTAA
- a CDS encoding DUF2339 domain-containing protein, protein MAVFTFILLIVILIMVFITKNDLTSKIEEMNHKLDLLMRQRERVAPTTKEEKTIPADYDRQPALRPEPPPVVIPAAPAPPVIEVITPPQPETVVPAPATELPRPAREAAFTVPLSAPAATQEPARPKEPAPTFWEKNPDLEKFIGENLFNKIGIAILVIGIGFFLKYAIDKNWINEIGRTFIGIVCGGILIGVAHRLRKTFTAFSSVLVGGGVAVLYFSITIAFQQYHLIGQTLAFVMMVLITAFTVVLSLSYDRKELAVLAILGGFSSPLLISTGAGNAAVLFTYILILNVGMLILAYYKKWNIVNIISYIATVLLFGSWLSFSIQHEATKPVPYVTTLVFATLFYVVFFLMNVINNLRQRVRFKAGEILILLSNTFLYYAAGMIILSHIHGGIFQGLFTACMAVFNFAFSYALYRNQHADRNLVYLLIGLTLSFLSLAAPVQLKGNHITLFWAAESVLLLWLYQRSGIKLMQYASGIVFFMMSISLIIDWEQTYDELRYAGGKHMWPLLNQGFITGIVCIAALFIIRRLLKKDLDKQYFIEIPAPMLRQALGVFSLAVIYIVGIVELDYQSRIYWPAVTTINTGIYNYLFVCTLLYLSRKEHLIFRILSVGLSAVFILVFIVLYNDEFIDVRSAYLEEHKPLGHFLLNYVLIASLLAMLYQAYLTVKAIRHKKYIHIFQWVATFSLVYVLSASLDHIVALSTWQPNIHTSDITNNSQRTGYTILWGAFAFMLIYLGFRWQSKQVRIISISLFALTLLKLFLFDLHDLSEGGKIAAFISLGIILLIISFMYQRLKKILLTDENQTTS, encoded by the coding sequence ATGGCTGTATTTACCTTTATACTTCTGATCGTCATTCTTATAATGGTGTTTATTACGAAGAACGACCTCACAAGTAAAATAGAAGAGATGAACCACAAGCTGGATCTTCTCATGAGACAGCGGGAAAGAGTTGCCCCAACAACAAAAGAAGAAAAAACGATACCGGCTGATTACGACAGGCAACCAGCATTGCGGCCAGAGCCGCCTCCGGTAGTAATACCGGCAGCTCCGGCCCCTCCTGTTATTGAGGTGATCACACCTCCGCAACCTGAAACGGTGGTACCGGCGCCTGCCACCGAACTGCCAAGGCCAGCAAGAGAGGCGGCATTTACGGTTCCGCTGTCAGCTCCTGCAGCAACACAGGAACCTGCAAGGCCAAAGGAACCAGCCCCTACTTTCTGGGAAAAGAACCCGGACCTGGAGAAATTCATCGGAGAAAACCTGTTCAACAAGATCGGTATCGCTATTCTGGTTATTGGTATAGGTTTCTTCCTGAAGTATGCGATAGATAAGAACTGGATCAACGAGATCGGCAGGACCTTCATTGGCATTGTTTGCGGTGGTATCCTGATAGGGGTGGCACACCGCCTGCGCAAGACCTTCACCGCTTTCAGCTCTGTACTCGTAGGCGGTGGCGTGGCTGTCCTGTATTTCAGTATCACCATCGCTTTTCAGCAGTATCACCTGATTGGCCAGACGCTGGCCTTTGTTATGATGGTGCTGATCACTGCCTTCACAGTGGTATTGTCACTCAGTTACGACCGGAAAGAACTGGCCGTTCTTGCCATACTCGGCGGCTTCTCCTCTCCCCTGCTGATCAGCACGGGCGCAGGTAACGCTGCAGTACTGTTCACCTATATCCTGATCCTGAATGTGGGTATGCTGATACTGGCATATTACAAGAAATGGAATATCGTTAATATCATCAGCTATATAGCTACCGTACTACTTTTCGGCAGCTGGCTGTCTTTCAGTATTCAACACGAGGCCACCAAACCCGTTCCTTATGTAACAACGCTGGTATTTGCAACGCTGTTCTACGTGGTATTCTTCCTGATGAATGTGATCAATAATCTCCGGCAGCGGGTACGTTTTAAAGCTGGTGAAATACTGATCTTACTCAGCAATACTTTCCTTTATTACGCAGCGGGCATGATCATATTGTCGCATATACACGGCGGGATCTTCCAGGGATTGTTCACCGCCTGCATGGCAGTATTCAACTTTGCCTTCTCGTATGCACTATATCGCAACCAGCATGCAGACAGGAACCTGGTCTACCTGCTGATCGGTCTTACCCTGAGCTTCCTGAGCCTTGCGGCGCCCGTACAGTTGAAAGGCAATCACATTACCCTCTTCTGGGCGGCAGAATCTGTATTGTTGCTATGGTTATACCAGCGCTCAGGAATAAAGCTGATGCAATATGCTTCCGGCATTGTATTCTTTATGATGAGCATCAGCCTGATAATAGACTGGGAACAGACGTATGACGAACTCCGTTATGCCGGCGGTAAGCATATGTGGCCATTGCTCAACCAGGGATTCATTACGGGCATTGTATGCATCGCTGCTTTGTTCATCATCAGAAGATTGCTCAAAAAGGACCTGGACAAACAATACTTTATAGAGATACCGGCACCAATGCTCAGGCAGGCGCTGGGTGTGTTTTCCCTTGCTGTTATTTATATAGTCGGTATAGTGGAGCTCGACTATCAATCACGCATCTACTGGCCTGCGGTGACGACCATCAACACAGGCATTTACAATTATCTTTTCGTCTGCACGCTGCTCTATCTCAGCAGAAAAGAACACCTTATATTCAGAATACTGTCTGTAGGACTTTCTGCTGTATTTATACTGGTGTTCATTGTACTCTACAATGACGAGTTCATCGATGTTCGGTCGGCGTACCTGGAAGAGCACAAACCACTAGGCCATTTCCTGCTTAATTATGTGCTGATCGCTTCACTGCTGGCAATGCTCTACCAGGCATACCTGACCGTGAAAGCGATCCGTCATAAAAAGTATATCCATATTTTCCAGTGGGTAGCTACGTTTTCCCTGGTGTATGTGTTAAGCGCTTCACTGGACCACATAGTGGCACTGAGTACCTGGCAGCCGAATATCCATACAAGCGATATCACCAACAACAGCCAGCGTACGGGATATACCATTCTTTGGGGAGCTTTTGCCTTTATGCTGATCTATCTTGGCTTCAGGTGGCAGTCAAAACAGGTGCGTATTATCTCCATCAGCTTATTTGCGTTGACATTGCTGAAACTGTTTTTATTCGATCTGCACGACCTGTCCGAAGGTGGCAAGATCGCTGCATTTATTTCGCTTGGCATTATACTGCTGATCATTTCCTTTATGTATCAGCGCCTGAAAAAAATATTACTGACAGATGAAAACCAGACGACCAGTTAA
- a CDS encoding AraC family transcriptional regulator has protein sequence MVFVNNTKERLVVSELDNSSIEMITDVRETDMTLIWNVGERMNITIDKIPYSLKKNQIIFLTEFHKIDNIELESARMVRFNQPFYCIVNHDNEVGSKGLLFFGASGVPLISLQDHQIRDFEISWEMFCSEMKKDELLKQDMLQAILKRLLILSVRILIQTTAFHKLEKRQGDIVREFYWLVERHFAKEHEVAFYASKLNKSPKTLSNLFSVFSTRSPLNIIHDRILIHARRQINYSNLSIKEIAYELGYDDIQTFSRFFKSKEGMSPIQYREKFDRASQQLKTHSDTHIQA, from the coding sequence ATGGTTTTTGTAAACAACACCAAAGAACGCCTCGTTGTATCGGAGCTCGACAACTCCAGCATTGAGATGATCACTGATGTGAGAGAAACTGATATGACATTGATCTGGAATGTGGGAGAACGGATGAACATTACCATCGATAAAATACCCTACTCGCTTAAAAAGAACCAGATCATTTTTCTGACCGAATTTCATAAGATCGATAATATAGAACTGGAGTCTGCAAGAATGGTCCGTTTCAATCAGCCATTTTACTGTATTGTGAACCATGACAACGAGGTAGGCAGCAAAGGGCTGCTCTTCTTTGGCGCTTCCGGTGTACCGTTGATATCGCTGCAAGACCATCAGATCAGGGATTTTGAGATATCCTGGGAAATGTTCTGCTCAGAAATGAAAAAGGACGAACTATTAAAACAGGACATGCTACAGGCCATTCTCAAGCGCCTGCTCATTCTCTCGGTAAGGATACTGATCCAGACAACAGCTTTCCATAAGCTGGAGAAAAGGCAGGGCGATATTGTCAGGGAATTCTACTGGCTGGTGGAAAGACATTTTGCCAAGGAGCATGAAGTAGCCTTTTATGCTTCCAAGCTGAATAAATCGCCTAAAACACTTTCCAACCTCTTTTCCGTTTTTTCCACACGTAGTCCGCTGAACATCATTCACGACCGGATCCTTATCCATGCCCGGCGCCAGATCAATTATTCGAACCTGTCCATCAAAGAGATTGCATATGAACTGGGGTATGACGATATACAGACTTTCAGCCGTTTCTTCAAAAGCAAGGAAGGCATGTCACCCATTCAATACCGTGAAAAATTTGACAGGGCCTCCCAGCAGCTAAAAACACATTCCGATACCCATATTCAGGCCTGA
- a CDS encoding SGNH/GDSL hydrolase family protein — MFKSLLFFLTLICVKVNTYAQDPYNWHEARWTIGVCEQDTTHIFYRLPARLEGKVSAGVWRQSVNSAGEYLHFKTTARSFIVKYIVTGKNYALPHMPATGVSGVDLYGKDMHGGWNWAPPAKYSFGDTCVYEYRNLSIAAGAQADFYLYLPLYASLQWISIGVPGEQKFEYTAAHKDKPIVAYGTSIMQGAVASRAGMAWTNILERKLSRKVINLGFSGNGRFDAPVFDLMADVDAKFYILDCMPNLVSKKAYPADTIRQRLIYGINKLRAQHPDVPILLAEHAAGNMPLGMDTAVINAYHEASNTITEIFNELKKSGVKDLYMLTEKDINFDINSTTDGTHPNDYGMMQYAVAYEKKIREILHEPVGNLSTQYPVEQYRDGFDWRKRHEDIIANIVKNNPQAIIFGNSIINFWGGEPKGEKVAGRGEAAWQQYMAPLQVQNAGFGWDRVENVLWRVYHGELDHFKGNKILVMIGTNNLGLNTDEDIVKGLSFLLQQIRYRTPQAAIFVGGILPRRDMLQRVLTINPKIKTMAVANGYSFFDLSKNFMNGNALNDALFTGDGLHPNEKGYQVLGEQLNQVLKK; from the coding sequence ATGTTTAAAAGCTTACTCTTCTTCCTGACCCTGATCTGTGTTAAAGTTAATACCTATGCGCAGGACCCTTATAACTGGCATGAAGCCAGGTGGACCATCGGTGTTTGTGAACAGGATACCACTCATATTTTTTATCGCCTGCCTGCCAGGCTGGAAGGGAAAGTAAGTGCCGGTGTGTGGAGGCAGTCGGTAAACAGTGCAGGGGAATATCTTCACTTCAAAACTACGGCCCGCAGCTTCATTGTGAAGTACATCGTAACAGGGAAGAACTACGCCTTGCCTCACATGCCCGCCACCGGCGTAAGCGGGGTAGACTTATACGGAAAAGATATGCATGGTGGCTGGAACTGGGCGCCTCCTGCAAAATATTCCTTTGGCGATACCTGCGTATACGAATATCGCAACCTCAGCATTGCAGCAGGCGCACAGGCTGATTTTTATTTGTACCTGCCCTTGTATGCCAGTTTACAGTGGATTTCCATCGGTGTGCCAGGAGAACAAAAATTTGAGTACACAGCCGCGCACAAGGATAAACCGATTGTAGCGTATGGCACGTCTATCATGCAGGGGGCAGTGGCATCAAGAGCAGGGATGGCATGGACGAATATATTGGAGAGAAAGCTGAGCCGGAAGGTGATCAACCTGGGCTTTAGCGGGAATGGACGTTTCGACGCACCTGTCTTTGACCTGATGGCAGATGTTGATGCGAAATTCTATATACTGGATTGCATGCCCAATCTTGTAAGTAAGAAGGCATATCCTGCAGATACCATCCGGCAGCGCCTGATATATGGAATAAATAAGCTGCGCGCTCAACATCCTGATGTGCCCATTTTGCTGGCAGAACATGCAGCCGGCAACATGCCTTTAGGCATGGATACAGCAGTTATCAATGCATATCATGAAGCCAGTAATACTATTACTGAGATATTCAATGAGCTGAAGAAAAGTGGTGTTAAAGACTTGTACATGTTAACAGAAAAGGATATCAACTTCGACATTAACAGCACTACTGATGGCACTCATCCCAATGATTATGGCATGATGCAATATGCAGTGGCCTATGAGAAGAAAATACGTGAAATATTGCATGAGCCTGTGGGCAACCTGTCTACACAATATCCAGTGGAGCAGTACCGCGATGGCTTTGACTGGAGGAAGCGGCATGAAGATATCATTGCCAATATTGTGAAGAACAATCCGCAGGCCATCATCTTCGGTAATTCCATTATTAACTTTTGGGGTGGAGAGCCCAAAGGAGAGAAAGTAGCGGGCCGCGGAGAAGCTGCCTGGCAGCAATATATGGCGCCTTTGCAGGTGCAGAATGCCGGCTTCGGCTGGGACAGGGTGGAAAATGTGCTTTGGCGGGTATATCACGGTGAGCTGGATCATTTTAAAGGAAATAAGATCCTTGTCATGATAGGTACTAATAACCTGGGACTGAATACGGATGAGGACATTGTGAAAGGTCTTAGTTTCCTCCTGCAGCAAATCAGGTACAGAACACCGCAAGCTGCTATTTTTGTGGGTGGTATCCTTCCCCGCAGAGATATGCTGCAACGTGTATTGACTATCAATCCGAAAATAAAGACGATGGCAGTGGCCAATGGCTATAGTTTTTTTGACCTTTCGAAAAACTTCATGAATGGTAATGCGCTGAATGATGCATTATTCACAGGGGATGGTCTGCATCCGAATGAGAAGGGGTACCAGGTATTGGGTGAGCAACTGAACCAGGTGTTAAAAAAATAG
- a CDS encoding Crp/Fnr family transcriptional regulator, translating into MHEPLFDYIERYARASITDDEKDIIRSSFEPKRLRKKQYFVEEGKICQYTGFIVKGAFRQYSVDDTGMEHILQLAIENWWVVDRQSYINQTPSSYFIEAWEDATLLILPRAKLDVILEIPVIQSMFWQMSENNHIAFQKRVDDTISLNAVKRYENFERLYPEIVQRFPQHQIASYLGIARETLSRIRRPSSR; encoded by the coding sequence ATGCACGAACCGCTTTTTGACTATATAGAACGTTATGCCAGGGCAAGCATTACAGACGATGAGAAAGACATCATCAGATCTTCATTTGAACCCAAAAGGCTCAGAAAAAAACAATACTTTGTCGAGGAAGGAAAGATATGCCAATATACAGGTTTCATTGTGAAGGGCGCCTTCCGTCAATATAGCGTAGATGACACGGGCATGGAGCATATACTTCAGCTGGCTATTGAAAACTGGTGGGTGGTAGATCGTCAAAGCTATATTAATCAGACCCCATCCAGTTATTTTATCGAAGCCTGGGAAGACGCAACATTACTCATCTTACCCCGGGCAAAGCTCGACGTTATTCTGGAAATTCCGGTTATACAATCCATGTTCTGGCAGATGAGCGAAAATAATCACATTGCCTTTCAAAAGCGCGTGGACGACACCATCAGCCTCAACGCAGTAAAGCGCTATGAAAATTTTGAACGTTTATATCCCGAGATCGTCCAACGGTTTCCACAGCACCAGATAGCTTCCTATCTTGGAATAGCGAGAGAAACCCTAAGCAGAATAAGACGACCATCCTCCCGTTAA
- a CDS encoding pirin family protein has translation MLQKITHDAFKSHGSIRILYPGLAMPGQDSGIGSIGRIDHATVHGRQHIGMHPHVNDEILSYFRTGKVQHIDSEGNKDTVGATRLMLMKAGKRFYHEEYIDGQNEPFEGLQIFIRPGGKDLPPEVIFHDLKEHDSENQWRLLASPASDTAFTFSSQTWLYDVKLTARKTLALPPLAEKGFTALLYVYQGSVKVNDEIALNKMESLVSKNEVISIQADEDAELVLFLTDENAAIFKDGMYSGNVKNI, from the coding sequence ATGTTACAGAAAATAACACATGATGCATTTAAAAGCCACGGCTCTATCCGGATCCTCTACCCCGGCCTCGCGATGCCCGGCCAGGATTCCGGCATAGGCAGCATCGGCCGGATAGACCATGCTACAGTACACGGCAGACAGCACATTGGCATGCACCCACATGTCAATGACGAAATTCTATCTTACTTCAGGACGGGAAAGGTTCAGCATATTGACTCTGAGGGCAACAAAGATACTGTTGGGGCAACGCGCCTGATGCTGATGAAAGCCGGGAAACGCTTCTACCATGAAGAATATATCGATGGTCAGAACGAGCCATTTGAAGGCCTGCAGATATTTATAAGGCCCGGCGGGAAAGACCTGCCACCTGAGGTGATCTTCCACGATCTCAAAGAGCATGACAGTGAAAATCAATGGCGGCTGCTGGCCTCACCTGCATCTGATACAGCTTTTACCTTCAGCAGTCAGACCTGGCTGTACGATGTGAAACTGACAGCTCGTAAAACGCTGGCTTTACCGCCCCTGGCCGAAAAGGGATTTACTGCACTGCTATACGTCTATCAGGGTTCAGTTAAGGTCAACGACGAAATAGCTCTTAATAAAATGGAGTCACTGGTCTCAAAAAATGAGGTCATTTCTATTCAGGCAGACGAGGATGCTGAATTGGTCTTATTTCTCACCGACGAAAATGCGGCCATTTTTAAAGACGGCATGTACAGCGGTAACGTAAAGAATATTTAA
- a CDS encoding glycerophosphodiester phosphodiesterase produces the protein MKKYIVSILFTYLLLTSIHSQAQSAAGAKHYRLIAHRGGIVDSTAGQNSLRALTKAIAKGYWMVEVDLRMTRDSVLVTHHDRTFKNSFGLDSAVSSMTWEAISKLHNANGYRVLKLEEVLQHCRGKLGLMIDNKLAGNDTTVWIRLISLLKKYDLYNSALMIGTDESTEYFTGKIRLSCTRQQLEANMHRPDYRSSNYYLFSDSISKADNDWARRHNILVVGVINAWAFHGADAASEAAAQADRLKAAGVRNFQIDAEYASLFGY, from the coding sequence GTGAAAAAGTATATTGTATCTATCTTGTTTACTTATCTGTTACTGACCAGTATACATTCACAGGCACAATCTGCCGCAGGGGCAAAACATTACCGGCTCATTGCACACAGGGGAGGCATTGTGGACAGTACCGCCGGCCAGAATAGCCTGCGGGCGCTCACCAAAGCGATTGCCAAAGGTTACTGGATGGTGGAAGTTGACCTGCGTATGACCAGAGACAGTGTGCTGGTAACGCACCATGACCGCACCTTCAAAAACTCTTTCGGATTGGATAGTGCGGTGTCTTCCATGACATGGGAGGCCATCAGTAAACTACACAATGCAAATGGTTACCGGGTATTGAAACTCGAAGAGGTATTGCAGCATTGCAGGGGAAAACTGGGCCTTATGATCGATAATAAGTTAGCTGGTAACGATACCACCGTCTGGATACGTTTGATCTCGCTGTTGAAGAAGTATGATCTGTATAATAGCGCATTGATGATTGGTACGGACGAATCCACCGAATATTTTACCGGGAAGATCCGGCTCAGTTGTACCCGTCAGCAGCTGGAGGCGAATATGCACAGACCTGACTATAGGTCTTCAAACTACTATCTCTTTTCAGACAGCATCAGTAAGGCGGACAATGATTGGGCCCGCCGTCACAACATACTTGTCGTTGGTGTGATCAATGCCTGGGCCTTTCATGGTGCAGATGCAGCATCCGAGGCTGCTGCACAGGCGGACCGACTGAAAGCGGCGGGGGTAAGGAACTTCCAGATTGACGCGGAGTATGCATCGCTGTTCGGGTATTAG
- a CDS encoding alpha/beta fold hydrolase, with protein MKTTFNTLKINGVDIFYREAGNRNNPTLVLLHGYPTSSHMFRNLIRDLSDKYHLIAPDYPGYGRSEQPPVAEFEYTFDNFAKIVTALLEKLDIRKYSLYLMDYGAPVGFRIASASPQKIDSLIIQNGCAYEEGLETFWDPIKAYWKDRNNKEAENTLRGFHSPEGLKWQYTHNVPDPHLISPDNWEIDLRHLERLENGDIQLALFYDYQNNVTLYPQWQQYFREHQPQTLIVYGKNDYIFPGSGAEAFKKDLKNLEFHLFETGHFALESFGDEIAAIISDFLSRKVVK; from the coding sequence ATGAAAACAACATTCAATACCCTTAAGATTAATGGCGTGGACATCTTCTACCGCGAAGCAGGTAACAGGAATAACCCCACCCTTGTATTGCTGCATGGTTATCCCACTTCATCTCACATGTTCAGGAATCTGATCAGGGACCTGTCTGACAAATACCACCTCATTGCACCGGACTATCCGGGTTACGGAAGAAGTGAGCAACCACCGGTGGCTGAATTTGAGTACACCTTTGACAACTTTGCAAAGATCGTCACAGCCTTGCTTGAAAAACTGGATATCCGGAAATACAGCCTGTACCTGATGGACTACGGTGCTCCGGTAGGCTTCCGCATTGCAAGTGCCAGCCCGCAAAAGATCGATTCCCTGATTATCCAGAACGGATGTGCCTATGAAGAAGGACTTGAAACCTTCTGGGATCCCATCAAGGCCTACTGGAAAGACAGGAACAACAAAGAAGCAGAAAACACACTCCGTGGCTTCCATAGCCCTGAGGGCCTGAAGTGGCAGTATACCCACAATGTACCTGATCCGCATCTGATATCTCCCGACAACTGGGAGATAGATCTGAGACACCTGGAAAGACTAGAAAATGGTGATATTCAGCTGGCACTGTTCTATGACTACCAGAACAATGTCACCCTCTATCCCCAATGGCAGCAATATTTCAGAGAGCATCAGCCACAAACGCTGATCGTGTACGGCAAGAACGATTACATCTTCCCCGGGTCCGGAGCCGAGGCATTTAAGAAAGACCTGAAAAATCTGGAATTTCATCTGTTCGAGACGGGACACTTTGCCCTCGAAAGCTTTGGTGATGAAATTGCGGCCATCATCAGCGACTTCCTTTCCCGAAAAGTGGTTAAATAA